A genomic stretch from Vulpes lagopus strain Blue_001 chromosome 11, ASM1834538v1, whole genome shotgun sequence includes:
- the LOC121471652 gene encoding actin-85C-like, with product MMNVPVVCDYGSGFSKVGFSGTEAPLAMFPTILGKLRHDNPLVGMEEEDWFIGDEAQEKRGELNLQYPISRATVTNWDNMEKIWHHSFYQVLRIAPEQHPLMVTETPLNTMPSKEKMSQILFETFNVPALYLANQGVLSLYASGQTSGTTIESGEGMTYFVPIIDGCALHQSTIQVDMAGQDLTLYLLKLLTNSGHSLVSTGDREYIRNIKEKCCYVALDFDKEKMKADCPSYAQKYQLPDGQEITLGREKFFCPEGLFQADLIGRCELGIHMKAFQSISSCNSALWKILFSHIVLSGGTGSCSGLCFRLQKEISALVSPTINVKVSTCPYSTYSAWVGGSILCSLSTFKDMWVTSKEYKDIGASIVSRRTF from the exons ATGATGAATGTGCCCGTCGTCTGTGACTATGGCTCAGGCTTCAGCAAGGTGGGCTTTTCGGGCACAGAAGCTCCCCTGGCCATGTTCCCCACCATCCTCGGGAAACTTCGACACGAT AATCCCTTGGTAGGGATGGAAGAGGAAGACTGGTTCATCGGAGACGAGGCTCAGGAAAAGCGAGGGGAGCTTAATCTGCAATATCCCATCTCCCGGGCAACTGTCACTAACTGGGACAACATGGAGAAG ATTTGGCATCACTCCTTCTACCAGGTGCTCCGCATTGCCCCGGAGCAGCATCCTCTGATGGTGACAGAGACGCCTTTAAACACAATGCCCAGCAAAGAGAAGATGTCACAG ATCCTGTTTGAGACCTTCAACGTGCCGGCCCTGTACTTAGCCAACCAGGGAGTCCTTTCTCTATACGCCTCTGGCCAGACCTCAG GAACAACCATTGAATCTGGAGAAGGAATGACATACTTTGTGCCCATCATTGACGGCTGTGCTTTACATCAGTCGACCATCCAGGTGGACATGGCAGGCCAAGACCTAACATTGTACCTCCTGAAACTATTGACAAACAGTGGGCACTCGTTGGTGAGCACAG GTGATCGGGAGTACATCcggaacataaaagaaaaatgttgctatgtgGCTCTGGACTTTgacaaggagaaaatgaaagctgACTGTCCTTCCTATGCACAGAAGTATCAGCTGCCCGATGGCCAGGAGATCACCCTTGGGCGGGAGAAGTTCTTCTGCCCTGAAGGGCTTTTTCAGGCAGATCTCATAG GGAGATGTGAGCTAGGCATCCACATGAAGGCCTTCCAGAGCATCAGCTCCTGCAATTCTGCCCTCTGGAAGATTCTCTTCAGCCACATCGTATTGTCTGGAGGAACTGGCTCCTGTTCTGGCTTGTGCTTCCGGTTGCAGAAAGAAATATCTGCCCTGGTTTCCCCTACGATTAACGTGAAG GTGTCCACCTGCCCCTACTCCACTTACAGTGCCTGGGTGGGCGGCTCCATCCTGTGCTCACTCTCCACCTTCAAGGACATGTGGGTCACTAGCAAAGAGTATAAGGACATCGGTGCCTCTATCGTCAGTAGGAGAACCTTCTGA